The following coding sequences lie in one Lytechinus pictus isolate F3 Inbred unplaced genomic scaffold, Lp3.0 scaffold_20, whole genome shotgun sequence genomic window:
- the LOC129274555 gene encoding putative nuclease HARBI1, with protein sequence MHGDEAAISQSSMCRIIKDVSEAIARRKRQYMKFPSTREEVEATQRQFFQYCRFPGVIGAIDGTHVYIRSPGGDQAIYFLNRKNRYSINVQVVCDQAGKITSIVARWPGSTPNSATVSHFSTKLGW encoded by the exons ATGCATGGTGATGAGGCAGCAATATCACAGTCATCAATGTGTCGAATCATCAAAGATGTGTCAGAAGCTATAGCAAGAAGGAAAAGGCAATACATGAAGTTTCCTTCGACAAGAGAAGAAGTTGAAGCAACTCAGCGACAGTTCTTCCAGTACTGCAGATTTCCAGGAGTGATAGGTGCAATTGATGGGACACATGTCTACATCAGGAGCCCTGGTGGGGATCAGGCAATATACTTCCTCAACAGGAAGAATAGATACTCGATCAATGTTCAG GTTGTTTGTGATCAGGCTGGGAAAATAACAAGCATCGTTGCCAGATGGCCTGGCAgcacacctaactccgcaaccgtaagtcacttttcaaccaaacttggatggtag